One genomic window of Pecten maximus chromosome 3, xPecMax1.1, whole genome shotgun sequence includes the following:
- the LOC117322620 gene encoding uncharacterized protein LOC117322620, whose protein sequence is MESTVERKRRIYGPIRNLQVEEIRSRLSKSCVLKPGEYNYTDDKLKAVNYGTSYDTDFPKTKSANKEAQFVPIGMPTGAIPDPSNNQEQKGQLTHHFEMGNDSGAAVDVKTYQDSTTKVDFQEKPYSKTDMVVSSKEINWPDMAPRYMTSRKMEDSEYASNYNPGLEKSAAESAMFPRLNTSKMQLPIDQSRFKRHRGTNITFGSDNPSIFSESQRVFGVGEANKVPSLAFSAEDQATAQVSKAMKDLGRTSHVFRYGDYNGIKGNYDTTVNDEFGPRTLPPAETAARALKAADKAREQAELSGVEVPPSGRGVTLPDDNTRTSHLAAYARDVTVPVVFKGAADGKDYQTSAHFKFGHDPSTVHSMYGKDYALAAMAKRGPPQQTPTKAAGNILQNDPAYSAFGSTSNNVDYSYQPAQPYRNKEGKTLMEVNLDKRDHDNIIMSWDLNRHAQDRQRSLAHTDYQRPPPGFKGAGQLADAGVSYDYLTPDDALPYPGLNKMQSEAKNNFIGTFMTGGHATGRRLQKNTQTKSRLSDGKSTHFVVGYNPTDFTTETQIKYLGEKKNDQGLKPAGKTENVAPVKFTSLTISENTQDLKAADPKMVSNNESLMARAAYTNPQPEHVMRTSVMKADFKPLPDRRFTDAQLRTMSDMNKKVSKEIASTHLFHTDNSGRNNYQTTAMNDFIKPETMTGQKFLSAM, encoded by the exons ATGGAGTCCACAGTGGAAAGAAAACGGCGTATTTACGGTCCGATTCGGAACCTCCAAGTGGAGGAAATCAGGAGTCGCCTGTCCAAGAGTTGTGTTCTGAAACCTGGGGAATATAATTATACTGACGACAAATTGAAAGCTGTCAATTATGGCACCAGTTACGACACGGATTTTCC CAAAACCAAGTCGGCCAACAAAGAGGCACAGTTTGTTCCCATAGGTATGCCAACA gGAGCCATTCCGGACCCGAGCAACAACCAGGAACAGAAAGGCCAG ttgACACATCACTTTGAGATGGGTAACGACAGCGGAGCCGCAGTAGATGTCAAAACTTACCAAGACAGTACTACCAAGGTCGACTTCCAAGAAAAGCCATACAGCAAG ACGGATATGGTGGTGAGCAGCAAAGAAATCAACTGGCCG GACATGGCGCCTAGATATATGACCAGTAGGAAAATGGAGGATTCCGAATACGCTTCTAATTACAATCCCGGG CTAGAGAAGTCAGCAGCAGAATCAGCGATGTTTCCCAGGCTGAACACCTCTAAGATGCAGCTACCCATAGACCAGTCACGCTTTAAGCGACATCGCGGAACCAATATCACTTTTGGTAGTGATAACCCCAG CATATTCAGTGAGAGCCAACGTGTGTTTGGAGTGGGAGAGGCCAACAAAGTTCCCTCTCTCGCATTTTCCGCAGAAGACCAGGCCACGGCACAGGTCAGCAAAGCCATGAAGGACCTCGGCCGGACATCTCACGTGTTTAGATACGGGGACTACAATGGAATCA AGGGTAACTATGATACGACAGTAAACGACGAGTTTGGACCGCGGACATTACCCCCGGCGGAGACAGCTGCGCGTGCCCTCAAAGCTGCTGA CAAAGCCAGAGAACAAGCAGAGCTCAGTGGTGTCGAGGTCCCGCCATCAGGACGAGGAGTAACTCTTCCTGATGACAACACGAGGACCAGCCACCTCGCAGCGTACGCTAGAGATGTCACCGTTCCTGTTGTCTTTAAGG GTGCTGCGGACGGCAAAGACTACCAGACATCTGCTCATTTTAAG TTTGGACATGACCCATCAACAGTACACAGTATGTATGGGAAGGACTATGCTCTAGCGGCCATGGCAAAGAGAGGACCACCTCAACAGACCCCAACAAAGGCTGCAGGCAAT ATTTTACAAAACGATCCCGCATACTCGGCATTTGGTAGTACCAGTAACAACGTGGATTACAGTTACCAGCCTGCACAGCCTTATAGG AATAAAGAAGGGAAAACCTTAATGGAGGTTAATTTGGATAAGAGAGATCATGATAATATCATTATGAGTTGGGACCTCAACAGACACGCCCAGGACAGACAGCGGTCTC TGGCCCACACAGACTACCAGCGCCCTCCTCCAGGCTTCAAGGGTGCGGGACAGCTAGCAGATGCTGGAGTTAGTTATGATTACCTTACACCTGACGATGCACTTCCGTACCCAGGCCTCAACAAGATGCAATCGGAAGCAAAG AACAACTTCATAGGTACATTCATGACAGGCGGCCATGCCACTGGAAGACGCCTTCAAAAGAACACACAAACGAAATCGAGACTAAGTGATGGCAAAAGTACACACTTTGTGGTGGGTTACAACCCAACGGACTTTACAACGGAAACACAGATAAAATATCTAGGTGAAAAGAAGAATGACCAAGGTCTTAAACCTGCTGGCAAAACGGAGAATGTAGCTCCTGTTAAGTTTACATCTCTGACTATTAGTGAAAACACACAAGATCTTAAAGCTGCTGATCCCAAAATGGTAAGCAACAATGAAAGTCTGATGGCACGAGCAGCCTACACCAATCCACAGCCCGAACATGTGATGAGGACATCCGTGATGAAGGCAGACTTCAAACCTCTCCCGGATAGAAG ATTTACTGATGCTCAACTTCGGACGATGAGTGATATGAACAAGAAAGTAAGCAAGGAGATCGCCTCGACACATCTTTTCCACACGGACAACTCCGGAC gTAACAATTACCAAACAACGGCAATGAATGATTTCATCAAACCGGAGACTATGACAG gcCAGAAGTTTTTGTCAGCAATGTAA